Genomic window (Desulforapulum autotrophicum HRM2):
ACATGCTGATCAATATCCATAAAAAGAACCCTGACCAACCCCTGTTCAGCCTGTCTGAAAAAACAAGCGAACAGATTTTTACCCTCCAGGGCCTGGTGCAGGAACGAATCAGCGATTTCCTGAAGCAAAAAGCCCTGGTGTGGAAAGTCATGGAAGCCTATGTCCCGGCTGTTCTCATTCAGACCCTTGGCAAAAAGAAAATAATGGATATATTAGACTCTGATGATATGCATGCCTATCGGGATGCTATTCTCACTAAAAAGATTGCATCCATGGCCTTTTACAAATTCGGCCTTGAGTGGGATCTTTTTCTGAAACAGGTAACAGCAGATTTTTTCGGGGCACTTGCCACTGTGGTCAAGTAACCCATCCACGTCGGGAAGAGTAAAATCTACCCGCCCTAGGACAAAAAATAAGGAGATGACAAATGAGTAAATATGAATGTCCCTGCGGTTATGTATACGATCCGGCTGAAGGTGATATTGACAACGGAATAGAACCTGGAACAGCCTTTGAAGACCTTCCCGATTCCTGGGTTTGCCCCCTGTGCGAAGCTGAAAAAGAATTTTTTGAGAAGATGGATTAAAAACCGGCAATGGGACAGCCCAGGTACAAACCTGGTGAAATGACCAAAAGCATTCACAATGTAGGTTGCAGCGGTCAGGGGAAACCATTGGACAGAAAATAAACGCGGCGTTTGCATAGTATCAATTCGGAGGAAAAATGGCTTACAACTTTAGTGCAGATGAAATTTTTGAGATGGCAAAACAGATTGAGCGCAACGGTGTCATCTTTTACAGGCAGGCGGCAGACAGTATTGAGGCAGCCAAGGAAAAGAGTTTTCTCTTGGGCCTTTCCGCAATGGAAGAGTCCCATGAACGCATCTTTGAACAGATGCAAAAGGAATTAGCCGGACAGGAAAAGGAAAGCCAGGTATTTGATCCCATGGAAGAGGCAGTTCTCTATCTCAAAGCCCTTGCCGACACCCGGATTTTCTTTAAAAAGGAGACCCCGAAAAATAACATGAAGGAGATCCTGAAATCCGCCATAGAGGCTGAAAAAGAATCCATTGTTTTTTATCTTGGTATGAAGGAGATGGTCAAGGGAGAGGTTGGAAAAAAACGGGTTGACGGTATCATCAAAGAGGAGATGTCTCACATCCGCCTGCTGTCCGGCAAACTGATGGAAAACAAATAACAAACGGGGTCGGGCACCTGTATGGTAAAGGGCCTGACCCCATTTTTTTCATATGAAACACTCGCCAAAGCATTGTCAATGGAGGCGTTTCAGATTTCGTTATGGCCGGATCAAACATCTCGACCCGGCCATGCAGATTTTTTTAAAGATTACGATGTCCAGAAACCGTGGAGGTTGCAGTACTCCTTGGCGGTGACTGTTTTTGCATCCACCAGAAAACGAGCTTCAGGTTTGTCACCCGGTTTGAGGAATTTTCTCAAAACCATATCGCCGGTGTTAAGCTCGATCCACTCAATATAGTGCTTGTCCTCCATGGGATGGGCAACACCGCCAACCTTGACAAGATATCCACCCTCAATCTTTTCCACTACGGGGACATGCTTTTCAAGGGCTGCATCCACAGAATTGGCTTTCAAAAGAGTCATTTCCTGACCGCAGCAGCTCATGGCAGGGGCTTCCGCATGGAGGACCTGGGCGATATTGCCGCACAATTTGCATCGATAAACACCAAGTTTCTCAGACATGTTATTCTCCTTTTATTCTTTTATATGAAACACTCGCCAAAGCATTGCACTCAGGGGCGTTTCATTATTTATTGCGGCTGGAGCATACCCTGCTCCGGCCATGCCGGTTAGTAGTTTTCTCCAAGAAGTTCAAAATGAGCCTTGGGATGGGCACAGGCCGGACATACGTCACAGGGCTCGGTTCCTTCATGTAGATAGCCGCAGTTTCTGCATCTCCATGTGGTTTTCTCTTGGCGCTTAAACACCCGGTTGTTATCGATATTGGCCTTGAGATCAAGGAATCTTTTTTCATGCTGTTTTTCAGCAACGGCAATGGCTTCAAACACATTGGCAATATCGTCAAACCCTTCGGCCCTTGCTGTTTTTGCAAACTCGGGATACATGGTTGAATGCTCATAGTGCTCGCCGGCAGCAGAGGCTTTAAGATTGTCCGTGGTATCGCCGATGACGCCGGCGGGGAAAGCCGCAGTAATCTCAAGCTCTTCACCGCTGTTGAGGAACTTGAACAGCCGCTTGGCATGCTCTTTTTCCTGGTTTGCAGTTTCCTCATAAATAGCTTGAATCTGAACAAACCCATCCTTTTTTGCCTTACTTGCAAAATAGGTATAGCGGTTTCTTGCCTGGGATTCTCCAGCAAAGGCTGTGAGTAAGTTTTTTTCCGTTTGAGTTCCCTTTAAATTGCCCATCGGATATAGTCTCCTTATTGTTTATTCGTTCTAATTTTGAAGGTTCCGGCCATGGTAATAGCCACCCCGGAAAATTTTTTCCATATTTGTTGGAAAGGCCGGGGGACAAGAGATTTACTACTGAATCCATAGAACATACCACGTCATGGATCGTTGGTCCATGTTATTTATTTTTTGCAATACTGCAAAGGATGTGCCAGGAGGATTTAACAACAAATAGGCCCGACACATGGGACAAAACGTCTAACACCGAGACCGTTTAGATGTCTCGCGAGACATATCTGCATCGGACACCCAGACAGGATATGACACATCCAGACATCTAAAAGTTCACCTGGATTTCAAGGCCCCAGGATTTTACGACAAAGAAATTGCTCAAAGCGTCCCAATTTCAGAACGTTCCAGGCAAAAGTCAGCATAAAGGGAAGTCGGTAACTGTCTTTTACAGACACAGCCACAATTAGAATTGCTGGGCAAAAGCTGGGGATCGATAAAATCCATGGAATTTGTTAACTGGCTATGATACAAATATGTACCTTACCCATGGATGGAGAGCAGTTTATGGTTTATATTGACGACTTTATTTCCGACAGAAAGACCCTTGAGCTTGTACTTGACAACCTCAAAGACGGCATCGTGGCCCACGACCTTGAACGAAAAATCATCTTCTTCAACAAAGAGGCGGAAAAAATCACCGGATTCTCAAAGGACGATGTCATGGGTAAAGACTGCCATAAGGCCTTTGGCGCACCATTTTGTGGGGATCGCTGTTCATTTTGCGGCGAAGTCCCCACCTTGAAAGACCGGCTCGAGTTTCCCACAACCTTTATCTCAAAATCTGGTGAAATCCGGCACATTGAAATGAGCATCACCGGTATCTTTGACAAAGATATATTCAAAGGCGTTATTGCTTCATTCAAGGACATGACCGAATACACGGAGCTTGCAGCCCGGGCCGAAGAACTGACCTCTTTTTCCGGCATCATCGGCACAGCCAGCTCCATGCGCCAGATATTTCAACAGATAACGGATGTGGCAAAGTACGATTATCCGGTCCACATTCACGGAGAGACCGGTACGGGAAAAGAACGGGTAGCTGCAGCCATTCACTCCGAGAGCAAACGGACCCGGGCAGCGTTTGTGCCGGTAAACTGTGGTGCCATCCCCGAGGGCCTTGTGGAAAGTGAACTTTTCGGCCATGTCAAAGGGGCATTCTCCGGGGCGGTAAAGGATAGAAAAGGCCGATTTGAACTCGCCCACAACGGAACCCTGTTCCTTGACGAAGTGGCGGAACTTCCCAAACAGATGCAGGTCAAACTCCTGCGTTTTCTCCAGGAAGGAGTGGTTGAAAGGGTCGGCAGTGAAACAACAATCAATGTGGATGTCAGAATCATCAGTGCCACCAACAAGAACCTCTCCGCTGAGGTGGAAAAGGGAAATTTCAGAAAAGACCTGTTTTACCGCCTCAACGTCATTCCCATAAAACTTCCACCCCTGCGGGAGAGACGCAATGACATTCCCCTGTTAAGCGCCCACTTCCTCAAGCGTGCAGAAGATGAAAACAACGGCATCATACCCGCCTTTTCAAAAGACGCCATGCGGGCCTTGATGGATTACGATTGGCCCGGCAATGTCAGGGAACTCCAGAATGCAGTCCAGTTTGCCATTGTCCGGTGCAAATCCAACGAAATAATGCCCATTGATCTGCCCATGGAACTCAGGAATACGCCCGAAAACAGGCAGATTTCCCGGGTCTATCAAGAAAGGAAAACTATTGGAAAACTTGACCTTGACGCTGTGAAAACAGCCCTTGAACGAACAGGAGGAAACAAGGCAAAGGCAGCCAGGGAATTGGGCGTGGGAAGGGCCACCCTCTACAGATTCCTTGAAAAAGACGCCCAGGCGGCAGATTTTGCAGCAGCCTTTAAATAGAATGAACACTCACGCAGCCTTTGTGCGCAGGGTTACCTGGGTCGGATTTGGGGCAAATATCATACTCACCTGCATCAAATTTTCAGCAGGCATATTCGGACAAAGCCAGGCCCTGGTGGCAGACGCAGTTCACAGCCTTTCAGACACGATAACAGATCTTGCCGTCATCCTGGGTTCCTTTTTCTGGTCAGAGCCGCCGGACCAGTGCCATCCCTACGGCCACCAGCGCATCGAAACCATAGTGACCATGGCCATTGGATCGGTACTTTTCATGGCAGGGGCAGGGATCGGCTGGCATGCAATTACCACCCTGCACCAAAAATCGGTACCCACACCTTCATCCCTGGCCCTTGGCACCACAGTCATCTCCCTTGTCACAAAGGAAATTCTCTTTCGCTGGACCGACCGGGCCGGGAAAAAAATAAGAAGCACCGCACTGTCCGCCAATGCCTGGCACCACCGCCTGGACGCCATAAGCTCCATCCCTGTCCTGATCGCCCTGGCAGGTGCCATGCTCTTTCCCAGCCTCACCTTTCTTGACAGTGCAGGCGCCCTGGTTGTTTCTGTTTTTATCATCCAGGCGTCAGTCAAAATCATGGTACCTGGATTTGGCGAACTGTTAGAAAAAGGGGCGCCCGAGGAAACACTTGCCGCAATCACGGCCCTTATCATGACCCACCCGGAGGTTATCACAATTCATAAACTCAGGACCCGCTACCTTGGTGCAAACCTATACATTGATTTCCACCTGGTCCTTAACAAACGACTGACCATCCAGAAGGGCCATGATATTGCAGAACGCATCAAGAATGACATCCTCTCAAAGACCCCCGGGGTTGCCGATGCCGTTATCCACGTTGAGCCCGGCAATTTGCCTTAGGAGGCATTGCCCTCTGACGGAGTGACCTTGGTTTTTTCACGGGCTGATTTCGGAACGGTTGTGCCTGACCCGGCATTACCCACCGTGGCTTTTCCAGGAGATTTTGGCCGCTTTGCCGAGGCTTTGGCCGTTTTTTTCACAGGCGTTCTGGCCTTGGCTGTTTTCTTTGCCTTTAAAGGGGGCTTGGTCTTGACTGCAGGTTTGGCCTTGGCTATGGGTTTGGTCTGGGTTATGGGACTGGCCTCTGCTTTGAGCCTGGCCCGAACTGCACTTTCTGCCCTGCTCTTTCCAGTTTCATCCCCCCCGGCCACCCTGGAGTTAGATCCGTCAGGAGACGTCCCAAATTTTTCCCGGTCGTTAAGGGCTTTGTCAAGGTCAAGCTGAAACCGGACCGGTCCCCGGCAATTGTCCTTGCCAAACCGGGTATGAAGGGCACAGGCAGACTCAGGATTTGACCATGAGGTGGCAATGGCCACATGCCCCTTTGGAAACGGGGTTACCTCTGCATCCACATAATCAAGGGGGGCAAGGGCGGTTTCTTTTTCCACAAGATCGTCACTTTCCCCATAGCAGATAAGCCAGGCGATCTTTTTTTCAGCCATCCGCTTGAAATTGAGCTTTCGCCCAAACATGGTGACCGGAAGGGTACCGTCCGGTGTCACAGGCGTATTGTACGACGCAAAACTCATGCGGGTGACAGACATGGGAAGATCGGTACGTTCGTTCCTTAGCCAGTAATTAAGGGCTGCGGCGGTCTTGCTAATCTCCACGGGGTTATTGTTCCTGGAAGAAACCATGGAAAGATCCCGGAGAAACGAGACCATGGGTGCTTCAGCTTCAATACTTTTCAGCTTGTAGACCCACCCCATGAGCTGGCCGTCGGCCACAACATTTCCGTTTTCAAGTGTTTTACTGCCGTAAACAAGGTCGTTAAACCGCGGCGGCAGTTTCTTTAAAAAGCTGCCAAGCCCCTGGCTCCTCGTGCCGTCCATGGGAGACACACAGCTGATAAAGGCATCAACAAGGCCATCAAGCTCGCCGGACAAAAGATTGCACACAGCCGTGTACCCTCCCTGGCAATACCCATTCAAGGTTACAGGGTTCCCATGTTCCGCCATTATTTTTTTGCAGAAATACCTTGTGTCAAGGGCGTCTTCCTCAAGGGTCATGACCTGGAATGCCGGGGTAACATCAATATCCCGCATAATGCGAATATAGGTGGGAATTCCCTGATTGGCAAAACTGTGGGCATAGCTCTTATTCTCGCCTGGCAAAAAGGCGAGGATATTACTGCCAAGTACAAAAGGCGGAATAATCAAGACCGGCTTCATGGAATTGTCCGTGGTCACAGTCTTGTCTGTCGGAACTATTTTGTAAACGATGAATCGGTCTGTTTCGGCAAATTTGGGGTTTTCACCCCGCTCAAAGTGAAATCCGTATTCAGGCTCGATAGCGGCAATGGCCTTGGGCAGGAGTTCTGTTACGTTGGAAACCATCTCAGACTGGCGGGAGATGAAATCGTCAATCTTGTCGCCCGGACAGTTGAACATGGTATTGTACCAGGCGGCGACACATTTTTTAAACTCCCTGGTGTTATAATCGTCAAGGGCACTAAGACTTCCTGTAAAATAGCGGGTCAAGATGTCCATGTTAAACTCAAAGAGCCCCATGTAGGAGTCAAAATTATCAACCGGCGAATTTGTGAGCAGCCGTTCCAGCTCAACCTTGTTAAAATAGTTGCTTGAGATCAAAAGGGGGAGCAGAAATTCCCGGTTGTAATTTGACAATCCTTGAAACAGTTCCTGGGCCATGGTCAACTGATCGGAAAGCGCCTTTGAAGACAAAGCTATTTTTTGGTTAAGGGCATCCATTGAACAGCTATTGAAAGCCCCATCGTCATTGTTCATAATTGTCTCCTATCGGCTGGGTGGGTATGCCGGCAGAAGAATTTCTGCCGGCAGGTATGGGATCAGGATTTTTTTTCAGGCTGGGCAGGAGGTGCTGAAGATTTTGAAGGCTTTGAAGGTGCTGAAGTCTCAAACATCTTCCTTGTCTGGTTTAAGCTTGTATCCATGAACGCTTTATAATCGTCCATGCTCTTTTCACAGGTTTTGGCCCAGAAATCACAAACCTTTTTACCGCTCTCATGGATCCAGGGATTGTTTTCCATGGAGAGGTTCATCAAAACCTGACTCTGGTCCTGGAAGGTTTTAATCAGGCCAAAGGTGTTTTCAAAAACCACCTGCTGAAAATCGACCACCTGCGTAAACGCCTTGTCTGCTTCCATGGGGGTATCCTCCGGTTATTATTTTGTCTCAAAAAAAGAGTCGAAGTTCTTGTATCCGTCGTCAATGGTCTTCTTGAAATCCCCCCTGATCTTTTTGGTAAAATCCATGGTGTTTTCAACGGCCTTTTTACCGTCTGCCGTCATCCAGGGAAGCTGGTTCATAAAGCCCGTGACCATGTTTTCTGTCTGGTCCTGGACAATGCACATGGCGTTAAAACTGTTGTCAAAAAAAGATTTCTGAAATCCAAATACCTGTTTTGCTGCTTTTGCTGTTTCCATGATGATGATTCCTTATCGTTGGTTGTTTGAACAAGACGACATTCAATGCGACACCCCCCATGGAATTTATCCTGAAAAAGCATTATCGCCGAGAATGCAGGGTCGCAGACGCCTTATTAGATATATAAACGTCGGTTGACGAATATCTGGCTCATCTTTGTTCTTTCTATTTTTAATTTGATATGCATCACGATGCATGTCCACCTGTCTGTTGGATTTGATCTTGGTAAAGAATATAACATTGAAAAAAAGCCTGTCAAGGGAAAAATGGTGCACTGCACAAATATTTAAAAAAAAGATTAGGATAGGGCGTTACCCCAACCGGCCCATGGAAATTATAAGGTTGACATGGCCTGCTTTGACCTATATTTTCATACTATCATATCCCAAGGACGAGCAAAGTGAACAATACCATACACATCAAAAAATACCCGAACAGAAGACTCTACGACACAGACAAGAGTGCCTATGTCACCCTCCAGGATGTATCCGGTCTGATCAGCGATGGTCACAGGGTCGAAGTCACCGATGTAAAAACAGGGGAGGATGTCACAGCCTTTATTCTCACCCAGATTATCATGAACAAGGCAAAGGAAGCCAATTCCCTGCTGCCCGTATCCCTCCTTCACCTTGTCATCCGATATGGCGATACCCTTTTACACGACTTTTTCGATACACACCTTGAACAGACCATGGAAAATTACCTGGAATACAGACGATCCATGGATCACCAGCTCCAGACCTACCTTGAAATGGGCATGGATCTATCAACCCTTGCAAAAAAAACGTTCAAAGAAATGGATCCCATGGGGTTTTTCTCATCAACCTTTGGCAACAAGGACGAAAAAAAGTAAGCGCAGCACAACGATATAACCGATCCCTTTAACGGAGACCGCCATGACAAAACAGCAGGACGACGACGCCTTTAACAAGGATTTTATCTCCCCATGGTTGAATCTGGCGGCAGATTTCTGGAAAAATCCGTCAGCAAAGCGTGACCCGCAACATGGACAAGCCCCTGGGACCGACGATGCCCCCCCTGGTGATAAAACCTTTCAGGCATGGCAAAAGGGATTCAACATACTGGCTTCGTTTATGAAACTCATGGGACAACCGGAAAATCAAGAGGCGCTCTCCGACGGCATGACCAGCCTCGGGGAGATGCTGATGCACCTTTCCGGAGACTCGGTTGAAAATACCATGGAATTCCAGGAACAGCTTTTAAAAACCCTCTTGCTCATCGGTCAGCGCACAAAGCCCTACGCCTTTGACGACACGGAACAGAACATATTTGAATCGTTTCGCACCCTCTACGAACAGGAGTTCCAGAAATACCTCTACATCCCCCAGTTTGGACTGCCCAGATTTCACCAGGAAAACCTGGCAAAACTTGCGGACAAGTTCAACGTATTCAACTTCAACCTGTCCGAACTGCTCTATCTTTTTTCCGTCCCCATGGACAAAACCAACCAGGTGATGCAGGATAAGATGGATGCGATGCTTGACAAGGGCATTTTTTTCAACGATACCACCCAGGCCTATGACGAATGGGTCAAGACCCTTGAAGGCCACTACATGATTCTTCTAAAATCCGGGAAATATACCCAGACGCTCAAGAACACCATTGACGCCATGGCCGAATACCGACAGGCCCGGGACGAGGTCATGGGCCAGATACTCAAACAGCTTCCCATTCCCACGAACCGGGAAATGGACGATGTCTACAAGGAACTCTATACGCTCAAGCGGCAGATCAAGGCACTTTCAAAAGAGATATCCCAACTCAAGAAAGAATGACTTCCGCCGGCCGCAAATCCCTTTTGACGTTAAGCCTCTAGGAGCATACCATGCAGACACCCAGAATTCCTGTGGATCTTATCCTGAAGAACCTTTCTGAACAGCAGAAAAAGACCAAAGATCGTATTAAAAAAGGACGGGAGGTTCTGACGGGTGAGCTTGACACCCGGATTGCAAGCACCCCCTATGATATCGTCTATGAGGAGGACAGGGTCAAGCTCAAGCACTACAAGCCGGAAAAGACATCCATCCGCACCCCTTTGCTGGTAACCTACGCCCTGATCAACCGGGAGACCATGCTGGATCTCCAGCCAGCAAGAAGCGTGGTTGAAACCTTTCTCAGGATGGGCATAGAGGTGTTCATGATCGACTGGGGTTATCCCACAAGAAAGGATCAATATCTCACCATCGGCGACCATGTCAACGGCTACATGGACAATATCGTCAATTTTATCATTGCAAAGACCCACGTGCCAAAGATCAACCTCATGGGCATCTGCATGGGCGGAACCTTTTGTGTTATCTATTCGGCCCTCTATCCTGAAAAAATAAAAAACCTTGTGACCACGGTCACGCCGACCAACTTTGACACGGACAAGGGACTGCTCCACATCTGGATGAAAAACACCGGCCCAGAGCATTTGGGCACCACCTACGGTAACATGCCCGGGGATCTGATGAACCTTGGATTCCTGCTGCTCAATCCGGCGAGGCTGATGATCGACAAATATGTGGGACTCTTTAACCACATGGACGACAGGGACTTTGTGGAAAACTTCATTCGCATGGAAAAATGGATCTTTGACAGCCCCGATGTTCCGGCAGCAACCTTCAAGCAATTCATCAACGACCTTTACAAAAACAACCTTCTGATACAGAATCGAATGAAGGTGGACGAAAAAACGATAAACCTTAAAAAAATCACCATGCCGTTGCTCAATTTTTATGGAAAATACGACCACCTGGTTCCCCCTGAAGCCTGTGAACTTCTGACACGAGCCGTTGGATCCACGGACACCGAGGACATCTGTTTTAATACCGGACACATCGGGATCTATGTGAGTTCAAAATGTCAAAAAGAATTTGCACCTAAAATCGTTTCGTGGTTAAAAGCGAGGGATTAATCGTTCATTGACTAATTCATGGAGAGCTAAATGGAAGATATCAACACCAGTTTTAAGACCTTTTGCGAGGCTTATTTTAAGACCTTTTGCGAGATCAGCAGGTCCATGCAGCAAACCTTTGAAATGGAAAAGGTACTTGACCTTATTGTCAACAGCGCCACCCGGGCCATGGCGGCAAAGGCAAGCGCCCTTTTTCTGAAAAGCAACGAGACGGACGAATTCATGCCGGTTGCCCAGACCGGCCTGTCCGACACCTATGTCCATGCGGCACCGACAAGCGCCCGTGCCCAGATCGCGGACATCCTCAAGCAGGGGGGATACCTTGCCATCAAGGACGCCACCCATGACCCCAGGGCAGAAAACCATGACCAGAAAGTGTCAGAAGGAATTGCATCGATGCTCGTGGTACCGGTGATTGCCGATGAAACACCCATTGGAACCCTTTGCCTGTATAATGCAACTCCCAGGGAATTTGTTGAATCCGAAATTCAGTTTTTAAGCGCCCTGGCT
Coding sequences:
- a CDS encoding rubredoxin, giving the protein MSKYECPCGYVYDPAEGDIDNGIEPGTAFEDLPDSWVCPLCEAEKEFFEKMD
- a CDS encoding ferritin-like domain-containing protein, producing MAYNFSADEIFEMAKQIERNGVIFYRQAADSIEAAKEKSFLLGLSAMEESHERIFEQMQKELAGQEKESQVFDPMEEAVLYLKALADTRIFFKKETPKNNMKEILKSAIEAEKESIVFYLGMKEMVKGEVGKKRVDGIIKEEMSHIRLLSGKLMENK
- a CDS encoding desulfoferrodoxin → MSEKLGVYRCKLCGNIAQVLHAEAPAMSCCGQEMTLLKANSVDAALEKHVPVVEKIEGGYLVKVGGVAHPMEDKHYIEWIELNTGDMVLRKFLKPGDKPEARFLVDAKTVTAKEYCNLHGFWTS
- the rbr gene encoding rubrerythrin is translated as MGNLKGTQTEKNLLTAFAGESQARNRYTYFASKAKKDGFVQIQAIYEETANQEKEHAKRLFKFLNSGEELEITAAFPAGVIGDTTDNLKASAAGEHYEHSTMYPEFAKTARAEGFDDIANVFEAIAVAEKQHEKRFLDLKANIDNNRVFKRQEKTTWRCRNCGYLHEGTEPCDVCPACAHPKAHFELLGENY
- a CDS encoding sigma-54 interaction domain-containing protein — encoded protein: MVYIDDFISDRKTLELVLDNLKDGIVAHDLERKIIFFNKEAEKITGFSKDDVMGKDCHKAFGAPFCGDRCSFCGEVPTLKDRLEFPTTFISKSGEIRHIEMSITGIFDKDIFKGVIASFKDMTEYTELAARAEELTSFSGIIGTASSMRQIFQQITDVAKYDYPVHIHGETGTGKERVAAAIHSESKRTRAAFVPVNCGAIPEGLVESELFGHVKGAFSGAVKDRKGRFELAHNGTLFLDEVAELPKQMQVKLLRFLQEGVVERVGSETTINVDVRIISATNKNLSAEVEKGNFRKDLFYRLNVIPIKLPPLRERRNDIPLLSAHFLKRAEDENNGIIPAFSKDAMRALMDYDWPGNVRELQNAVQFAIVRCKSNEIMPIDLPMELRNTPENRQISRVYQERKTIGKLDLDAVKTALERTGGNKAKAARELGVGRATLYRFLEKDAQAADFAAAFK
- a CDS encoding cation diffusion facilitator family transporter, coding for MNTHAAFVRRVTWVGFGANIILTCIKFSAGIFGQSQALVADAVHSLSDTITDLAVILGSFFWSEPPDQCHPYGHQRIETIVTMAIGSVLFMAGAGIGWHAITTLHQKSVPTPSSLALGTTVISLVTKEILFRWTDRAGKKIRSTALSANAWHHRLDAISSIPVLIALAGAMLFPSLTFLDSAGALVVSVFIIQASVKIMVPGFGELLEKGAPEETLAAITALIMTHPEVITIHKLRTRYLGANLYIDFHLVLNKRLTIQKGHDIAERIKNDILSKTPGVADAVIHVEPGNLP
- a CDS encoding metal transporter → MNNDDGAFNSCSMDALNQKIALSSKALSDQLTMAQELFQGLSNYNREFLLPLLISSNYFNKVELERLLTNSPVDNFDSYMGLFEFNMDILTRYFTGSLSALDDYNTREFKKCVAAWYNTMFNCPGDKIDDFISRQSEMVSNVTELLPKAIAAIEPEYGFHFERGENPKFAETDRFIVYKIVPTDKTVTTDNSMKPVLIIPPFVLGSNILAFLPGENKSYAHSFANQGIPTYIRIMRDIDVTPAFQVMTLEEDALDTRYFCKKIMAEHGNPVTLNGYCQGGYTAVCNLLSGELDGLVDAFISCVSPMDGTRSQGLGSFLKKLPPRFNDLVYGSKTLENGNVVADGQLMGWVYKLKSIEAEAPMVSFLRDLSMVSSRNNNPVEISKTAAALNYWLRNERTDLPMSVTRMSFASYNTPVTPDGTLPVTMFGRKLNFKRMAEKKIAWLICYGESDDLVEKETALAPLDYVDAEVTPFPKGHVAIATSWSNPESACALHTRFGKDNCRGPVRFQLDLDKALNDREKFGTSPDGSNSRVAGGDETGKSRAESAVRARLKAEASPITQTKPIAKAKPAVKTKPPLKAKKTAKARTPVKKTAKASAKRPKSPGKATVGNAGSGTTVPKSAREKTKVTPSEGNAS
- a CDS encoding polyhydroxyalkanoate synthesis repressor PhaR, with the protein product MNNTIHIKKYPNRRLYDTDKSAYVTLQDVSGLISDGHRVEVTDVKTGEDVTAFILTQIIMNKAKEANSLLPVSLLHLVIRYGDTLLHDFFDTHLEQTMENYLEYRRSMDHQLQTYLEMGMDLSTLAKKTFKEMDPMGFFSSTFGNKDEKK
- a CDS encoding poly(R)-hydroxyalkanoic acid synthase subunit PhaE, with the protein product MTKQQDDDAFNKDFISPWLNLAADFWKNPSAKRDPQHGQAPGTDDAPPGDKTFQAWQKGFNILASFMKLMGQPENQEALSDGMTSLGEMLMHLSGDSVENTMEFQEQLLKTLLLIGQRTKPYAFDDTEQNIFESFRTLYEQEFQKYLYIPQFGLPRFHQENLAKLADKFNVFNFNLSELLYLFSVPMDKTNQVMQDKMDAMLDKGIFFNDTTQAYDEWVKTLEGHYMILLKSGKYTQTLKNTIDAMAEYRQARDEVMGQILKQLPIPTNREMDDVYKELYTLKRQIKALSKEISQLKKE
- the phaC gene encoding class III poly(R)-hydroxyalkanoic acid synthase subunit PhaC — translated: MQTPRIPVDLILKNLSEQQKKTKDRIKKGREVLTGELDTRIASTPYDIVYEEDRVKLKHYKPEKTSIRTPLLVTYALINRETMLDLQPARSVVETFLRMGIEVFMIDWGYPTRKDQYLTIGDHVNGYMDNIVNFIIAKTHVPKINLMGICMGGTFCVIYSALYPEKIKNLVTTVTPTNFDTDKGLLHIWMKNTGPEHLGTTYGNMPGDLMNLGFLLLNPARLMIDKYVGLFNHMDDRDFVENFIRMEKWIFDSPDVPAATFKQFINDLYKNNLLIQNRMKVDEKTINLKKITMPLLNFYGKYDHLVPPEACELLTRAVGSTDTEDICFNTGHIGIYVSSKCQKEFAPKIVSWLKARD